A stretch of DNA from Rattus rattus isolate New Zealand chromosome 18, Rrattus_CSIRO_v1, whole genome shotgun sequence:
TTTTGAGTCAACAGAGCTAAAGCTCGAGTTAGACCGTAAACCCCGAATTCTTCCCTCCCAGGGGTCCAGGCTGGCTGGCAGGGGCCACAGTGACATGGCGAGGTCACCTGACAAAATTGCTGACCACACCGTATGAGAGGCAAGAGGGCTGGCAGCTGGCAGCCTCCCGGTTCCAAGGGACACTGTATCTAAGTGAGGTGGAGACCCCGGCTGCTCGGGCCCAGAGGCTTGCAAGGCCCCCCCTCCTCCGGGAGCTCATGTACATGGGCTACAAGTTTGAGcagtacatgtgtgcaggtgagaGTTGTCGCTGCCGTGCGGCCCGTCTCCCCTTCCGCAGAGGTCGAGAGCCCCTTCCCCTGCTGCTGGCTTCTCTTCTTGTGCAGACAAACCTGGAGGCTCCCCAGACCCTTCTGGGGAAGTTAACACCAACGTGGCCTTCTGCTCTGTGCTACGCAGCCGCCTGGGGAACCACCCTCTCCTATTCTCCGGGGAGGTAGACTGCCTAAACCCCCAGGCCCCTTGCACCCAGCCTCCCTCCTGCTACGTGGAGCTCAAGACGTCCAAGGAGATGCACAGCCCTGGCCAGTGGAGGAGCTTCTACAGGTTCTGGccagggaggacaggaggagccTAGACTGGAGGAGTCTGGAGGATAGACGCTGCCTGGAGGGGAGGGTAGAGGGTCCTGCTGACCCTTTTGCATCTCCCGTTAGGCACAAGCTGCTGAAATGGTGGGCTCAGTCATTCCTCCCGGGGGTCCCGTATGTTGTTGCCGGCTTCCGGAATCCAGAAGGTTTCGTCTGTTCCTTAAAGACCTTTCCTACCATGGAGATGTTTGAAAATGTCAGGGTAAGTAAGGCAAGGTTGTCAGAGCGGCCATGTTTCCCTACTCTGTGGCCCTTTGCCACCTGCCTTCCCCTCCTGCCACCCCATCTCCTGCCCCTTTGCCCCCTGCAGAATGACCAAGAAGGCTGGAATCCCTCCGTGTGCATGAACTTCTGTGCTGCCTTCCTTAGCTTTGCCCAGAGCACAGTCGTCCAGGACGATCCCAGGTAAGGCCTTCATGTTTGTGCACCACCCCCCTCTGGGTCCCAGCTCAGCCTCTGGCTTCACCCCACACCTCCATCTTCCCCCAGGCTTGTCCACCTCTTCTCCTGGGAGCCCGGTGGCCCTGTCACTGTGTCTGTCCATCGGGATGCACCCTATGCCTTCCTACCCTCCTGGTATGTGGAAGCTATGACCCAAGACCTCCCGTCACTCTCAAAGACTCCCTCCCCCAAGGACTGAGGACACAAATCTGGGTTCCGTGCAGACAATAAAGTCGTGTTTCTAAGTGGGTCTCTTGCTGCATCTGAATGGCGTCACCTGGCTCTAAGTCACCATACTCCAAGCACTCTGTTTgctctgtagtttttgtttttatttttatatttttaagtttttcaaaaCATAGTttcttcatgtagccctggctgtcccggagctaagctctgtagagcaggctggcctccgtCTCAGATCTGCCGGCTGTTACGCTTTTATCCACACATCCTTTACTGGGTATAGAGGCTGGCTGCGAAGACGATGTCCCTCCGGAGCAAGGTGGCTGCCGTCTCCATCTTGGCCCCTAGCACAGGCTCTCCTACCAAACGGGCCGCCCCTCGAAGTGAGCGGCACATCTCAGCCAGGCGCTGGATACAGCGGACAACCAAGCCTTCGGGGGTCCCCGAGAGCCCTGCCAACTCGGAGAAGGGCTGCGGGGAGCACAGTGAAGACAAATGTGCCCGGGCCGGGCGACCTCCCAGCCAGCCCCCTGCCGACCCAGGCACTTACCATACCGCGAGCCCACTCATAAACAACTTCCACCAGCCCAAAATTGAGCTCCCCCACAAACTCCTCCACCGTCTGGTTCAGGCCGCAGGCCACCTGCACCTCACCAATCCGCTTGGCCACAGCTTTGACGCGTTCTACCCCctgcagaggaggaaaggagggtcaAGACCTCCAGTTTCAGGACCAGGAAGGCCCTGTTCAGCAGGAGGCCATGCACAGTGTGGGAGGCATTTACCAGGACTCAGGAGAGGGGTGGTAGCCCCTACCTGTTTGAGGGTGCTTGGCAGCTGATCCCCAGGGTCTCCGGGGCTCTGGCACACCAGACCAGAGAGCAGAGCTGCGATTTCCTCTGGTCGCAGAGCGCTCAGTGCATTGTCAAACATGAGTTCAGTGAGGAGCAGCTCGTGGCTGCTCATGGCGCAGGCCACCCGGCCCGCCAGCTTCACTGTGCCAGCCTCATCCACATAGCCCAGGGTCCGGAGCACCTGCACggaatggggagggttgggggaccTGCTGTCTCTGAGCTTTCCTCACACCCCCAGCCTGCCCTTTTACCTCTACACGCTGGTGGTACTCGGGGAGCAGCAACAGCGACTGGTCAGACAGGAGGAAGCGCAgcctctccatctccttctgaATCTGCATTCGCTCCTGTAGCTTCACGTACTGAGAAAAGCCACAGCAGTGACCGTTGAcccccctcaccctcaccctcagcAGGAGTGCActgggctgaggaaggaggagctgcCTCTCTTAGGAGCTACCTGGGCAGGAAACCGGGGGCTGTGTACACACTGAGCCCCTCGGATCAGCTCCTCCAGCTTCCGGGCCCGGAGCCCACCTTCTACCACTGCCACATCCTTCAGTTGCAGGTCGTTGATAGGGTCGAGGGTTGGGGGTCCTGCTGGATAGGCCTGGGCCAGACGCAGCAGCTCCTGAACAGCAGTGGTCACAGCCGCGAGGGGAGGGTCCTTCCTGAAGGGGACAGACTTTGTGAACTAAGCCAAGAGGCTTTCCCAGAGGAGCCTCCCTCAGGCTGAGGAAGTCCCTCCAACACCCCACTTCATGGTCCCTTTCTACGCTCTCATGGTACATTTCCCTTCCCTGGAGAAGTCCCCCTAAGTCTCTGACCTGAATTTCGGTTGCTGCCTCTTGCTGAAATCCTCAGAGATCTTCTCCCCATTCACCCGGAGCACCTTGGTAGAGATGGCAGCCACATCCCCCGGCTGGAGCTTGGCCACAGTGTGCTCGCAGGGCCCTGAAAAGCCAATTAGGTCAGGCTCCGCCATGGCTCTTGTTCACCAAGAAGCTGGGCACTGCCTGGCTCTCACCTCACCTTCAGGCAGGAACAACTTGAAGCCTACAAGGTCATCTGGGTGGGGCACATCTGGAGTGGCTGGCCCCTTGTCCCTTGGGTTCTCAGACACAGCAGGTTTATCACACAAGACCAAGGTTGTAAATACTCGGCTAGTGGAGTTTGAGGAGACCTATAGGAGGCAGAAAGTCCAGGACAAgctttgggacacacacacacacagcccttgaGCTGTGAAGCAGGGACTATgccaaacaacaaaagcagcttCTTGGGGGACAGGAACAGGGACAAAGTGGAAACAAGCAAAATTGAGCACACCAGAGTCACCGCAAGCCTGAGCCGACGGAGAGACAGTGCCAGGCCTCCCACTCTGGTGCCGACCCCTCATCCTCACCTGCAGGATCACACCCAGTGCATTGTGATGCTCTTCATTCTTCACAACCACCACCCTTCCCACTGACAGAGATTTCAGCCCGTTCACAGACTCCATGATGCGTCGCTGGAGAACAGGACAGGCACGGGGAGACGGGAGGATGTGACACCAGGACACTCAGACTAAGTTTAGGAGCACCAGTGTGACCCACTGTCCCTTCTCCCGCCTCTAcatccccactcacccacctggATCATGTTCCGGGTCTCTGTCAGCTCCTCCGCCCAGCTGTAATACTCAGGCAGGTCAGCCAACTGACCAGTCACATCAGGCTCCTCCAAAGCCCCCAGCCTCTTGGTGAGGTCAGCCAGAGCCTGCTCATGGGCCTGAGTAGAAGTAGAGGATGCCAGCCCAGCCTCTacatcctcccccacccactgGCCTCTGCATGCCTACCCTGtcccagcctgcctctgtctcaccaGCTTGCTATGGGGCTCACCCTGTCCTCACCTTGCTGTCCTTGCGGGAGGGGAACTCTGAGAAGCTCCTCTTCATCATGTCTTCCACTCTAAGGGCGTCCACCCGCAGCAGGTTGAGGATCATGGTATATGTGAGGCGGAACTGGGACTGAAGCTGTGATGGTTTCCCCTGGAAACAAGTCAGAAAGTCAGTGAGACCAAGTGAGAGACCTGTGCTCCCCAGCCTGTCCTCTGTGCTCCCCAGCCTGTCCTCTGTGCTCCCCAGCCTGTCCTCTGTGCTCCCCCAACCTGTCCTCTGTGATCCCCAGCCTGTCCTCTGGTCCCAG
This window harbors:
- the Dxo gene encoding decapping and exoribonuclease protein, with the protein product MEPRGTKRKAEKTEVAKTWNKLPRSLPSLRTQPSLYSGPFPFYRRPSELGCFSLDAQRQYHGDARALRYYSPPPINGPGPDFDLRDGYPDRYQPRDEEVRERLDHLLRWVLEHRNQLEGGPGWLAGATVTWRGHLTKLLTTPYERQEGWQLAASRFQGTLYLSEVETPAARAQRLARPPLLRELMYMGYKFEQYMCADKPGGSPDPSGEVNTNVAFCSVLRSRLGNHPLLFSGEVDCLNPQAPCTQPPSCYVELKTSKEMHSPGQWRSFYRHKLLKWWAQSFLPGVPYVVAGFRNPEGFVCSLKTFPTMEMFENVRNDQEGWNPSVCMNFCAAFLSFAQSTVVQDDPRLVHLFSWEPGGPVTVSVHRDAPYAFLPSWYVEAMTQDLPSLSKTPSPKD